The following are encoded in a window of Mycoplasmopsis bovis PG45 genomic DNA:
- the mbfn gene encoding leucine-rich repeat lipoprotein MbfN: protein MKKFSFVLLPILTFPAIGAACDNKDKAHKNPNNQDQSVSEIQKLKDELQDEITKATSKRNHYLGDYTDYAFNQSAKVIQEAVYVHHNAKTVEEVKKAIEKLKAGIKEIDAYFVLSKEEKQKLAIKDFNKSLSAAKEAKAKLTKPSAIEVLNDSIAKAESNKEGDPHYFTNLLKWTYKSKKDIEEAKKLEEKSDKELLKLYLSKESNILNTFNREYNASGSFDEQAEKLKEIFKKANENKKEDYRDQEVKLRKEISEILEKISKEAITPSKANELAKLVKNGELIIGDDYKYILSDAFADNKKIKKVTLGKKIEKIERGAFDNSGVETITFNENLKSLEGFNNTKVKELTLPKKLEKFAAFNSTKITKLLLPKTLKSFALSSTFLEELEFEPDFKFDKVSPDSYYESIAINQQLLPSLNKIYVSDGSAKKNLLEKLNKNITESKKIKLGEDYIKFLAYIVNVKIVKKFASITEDKKKKIIEALLESSIKKEETKKTKSGIEKIVADLKSENLKDTLEKVLDSYKYEKISAKNKFEVFDAAIEMLKDILRAYGFYLKTETIKNDPDLKQYHHETGVTPGEIINYFDSEKEKYENGKNGSDSNQWENIVQVKPKK from the coding sequence ATGAAAAAATTTTCTTTTGTACTTTTACCAATTTTAACATTCCCGGCAATAGGTGCTGCTTGTGATAATAAGGATAAAGCTCACAAAAATCCTAATAATCAAGATCAATCTGTTAGTGAAATTCAAAAGCTAAAAGATGAGCTTCAAGATGAAATAACTAAAGCAACTAGCAAGCGTAATCATTATCTTGGCGACTATACAGACTATGCCTTTAATCAATCTGCTAAGGTAATTCAAGAAGCTGTTTATGTTCATCATAATGCAAAAACAGTTGAAGAAGTTAAGAAAGCTATTGAAAAATTAAAAGCGGGAATCAAAGAAATTGACGCTTACTTTGTACTTTCAAAAGAAGAAAAACAAAAACTTGCCATAAAAGATTTTAATAAATCACTATCAGCTGCCAAGGAAGCTAAAGCAAAATTAACTAAGCCAAGTGCAATTGAAGTATTAAATGATTCAATTGCTAAAGCTGAATCAAATAAAGAAGGAGACCCACACTATTTTACAAACCTGCTAAAATGAACTTATAAATCTAAAAAAGATATTGAAGAAGCGAAAAAATTAGAAGAAAAAAGTGATAAGGAACTTTTAAAATTATATTTATCTAAAGAATCAAATATACTTAATACCTTTAACAGAGAATACAATGCTAGTGGTTCTTTTGACGAGCAAGCAGAAAAACTAAAAGAGATTTTCAAAAAAGCTAATGAAAACAAAAAAGAAGATTATAGAGATCAAGAAGTTAAGCTAAGAAAAGAAATTTCTGAGATTTTAGAGAAAATATCAAAAGAAGCTATTACTCCTTCTAAAGCTAATGAATTAGCTAAATTAGTTAAAAATGGTGAATTAATTATTGGTGACGATTATAAGTACATATTATCAGATGCATTTGCTGACAATAAGAAAATCAAAAAAGTTACTCTTGGTAAAAAAATTGAAAAAATAGAAAGGGGGGCTTTTGATAACTCTGGAGTTGAGACTATAACTTTTAATGAAAATTTAAAATCATTAGAAGGGTTTAACAATACAAAAGTTAAAGAATTAACATTGCCTAAAAAACTAGAGAAATTTGCTGCCTTTAATAGCACTAAAATTACTAAGTTACTTCTTCCTAAGACATTAAAATCATTTGCACTAAGCAGCACATTTTTAGAAGAATTAGAATTTGAACCAGACTTTAAGTTTGACAAAGTAAGCCCTGATTCATATTATGAATCAATTGCTATTAACCAGCAATTATTGCCTTCGCTTAATAAAATATATGTTAGCGATGGCTCTGCTAAGAAAAATCTGCTAGAAAAATTAAATAAAAATATTACAGAATCAAAAAAAATAAAACTAGGAGAAGATTACATTAAGTTCCTAGCATATATTGTTAATGTAAAAATTGTTAAAAAGTTTGCTTCAATAACTGAAGATAAAAAGAAAAAAATTATTGAAGCACTACTTGAGTCGTCAATTAAAAAAGAAGAAACTAAAAAAACTAAGTCTGGAATTGAAAAAATTGTTGCTGATCTAAAGAGTGAAAATTTAAAGGACACATTAGAAAAAGTTCTTGATTCATATAAGTATGAAAAGATCAGTGCTAAAAATAAATTTGAAGTGTTTGATGCCGCTATAGAAATGTTAAAAGACATATTGAGAGCATATGGTTTTTATTTAAAAACTGAAACTATTAAAAACGATCCTGACCTAAAACAGTATCATCATGAAACAGGTGTTACTCCAGGAGAAATTATTAATTATTTTGACTCAGAGAAGGAAAAATATGAAAATGGTAAAAATGGAAGTGATTCAAACCAATGAGAAAATATCGTTCAAGTAAAGCCCAAAAAATAA